The Spirosoma sp. KUDC1026 DNA segment GGCCGTGAAAGCGGCCTTCTTTCTTTTATTCGGGAGAGAAGATGACGAACCTAATCCGTTGGCTGTTCAGCCTCAACGAAAAACCGCCCGTCTGGTGGCGCAATGGCCGGTAGGGTTTACGACAACCACCAGTCTTGTCCAGGCAAAATCGCCTATCAATGCCGCGTCGATGCCCAGCAGGCAGCCCAGCGCTTTGGTCGAAAGAAGCGATCCCACGTGCAGGCGTATCAATGCAAAGCGTGTCGGCTGTGGCATATTGGCCGGCACAACAACCGCAGCAAGAAGCCGAATGGTTATGATTGAGCATCATAATAGGGCGCGTTTTCGTATTATTGTAGAATACAGAAGGGACGATTTATGCTATTTGATGTAATAAGCTCTGATTATAAGTCAGATGTGTTGACAGGTGATACTTTCGAGACACTCAAAACATTGCCAGACGGCAAATTTGATCTTGTTGTCTCATCTCCACCATACAACATTGGTAAGTCATACGAGACAAAAGAGACAATTGAAAAGTACTTAGCTACTCAGGAAAACGTCATTCGTGAGCTGGCTCGTGTACTGTCTGATAAAGGTAATATATGCTGGCAAGTTGGTAACTATATAGAGAATGGCGAGGTGTTCCCTCTGGATATCTATTATTACCAGATATTCAAAAAATACGGATTTAAGCTGAGAAACCGGATCATTTGGCACTTTGGCCATGGCCTTCACGCGAAGAACCGTTTTTCAGGTCGTTACGAAACAATCCTCTGGTTTTCAAAGACAGACGATTACATTTTCAACCTTGATCCTGTGCGGGTTCCGTCAAAATATCCCGGTAAGCTGAATTACAAAGGCGACAAAAAGGGACAACCATCTGGAAACCCCATGGGCAAGAATCCGTCCGACATCTGGGAGATCGTTGTGCAGGACTGGGAAAATGAGCTTTGGGACATTCCAAACGTTAAGTCAAACCATCCAGAGAAGGCAGATCATCCGTGTCAATATCCGGTTGAATTGGTAGAACGTTGCGTTTTAGCTTTGAGCAACAAGGAAAGCTGGGTGCTGGACCCTTATTCTGGTGTTGGCTCAACAATGATTGCATCCTTGAAAAACGAGCGCAATTC contains these protein-coding regions:
- a CDS encoding DNA-methyltransferase, which translates into the protein MLFDVISSDYKSDVLTGDTFETLKTLPDGKFDLVVSSPPYNIGKSYETKETIEKYLATQENVIRELARVLSDKGNICWQVGNYIENGEVFPLDIYYYQIFKKYGFKLRNRIIWHFGHGLHAKNRFSGRYETILWFSKTDDYIFNLDPVRVPSKYPGKLNYKGDKKGQPSGNPMGKNPSDIWEIVVQDWENELWDIPNVKSNHPEKADHPCQYPVELVERCVLALSNKESWVLDPYSGVGSTMIASLKNERNSVGIDRDENYCQITKDRLEKLRKGELKTRPINKPIHVPSANDKVAQVPKEWIGTLNY